Proteins encoded together in one Paracoccus sp. SMMA_5_TC window:
- a CDS encoding substrate-binding domain-containing protein, whose translation MATRDAMTAEDMAAALGISKSGVYALIRSESIGFYKVGRKIRFTEAHLRDYLERAERKTAPGPDPDHRHQVDLSPPRADNGFVICGQDLILDILSNALRLHGIPALRAYIGSYSSLVSLYHDRVGAATAHLWDSVSDEYNLPHVRALLPGIRCTIVNITWRMQGFYVARGNPKGITGWRDLGRGDIRIINREKGAGSRVLLDENLKLLGLYGSSIAGYDDENQSHLALASAVGRGDADVAVGIEKIARQVDNIDFVPLQRERYDLVIKTEHLDRPEVRTMLDILRSERFRNEFMTIGGYDLRDIGRVMHQT comes from the coding sequence ATGGCCACGCGCGATGCAATGACGGCCGAGGATATGGCCGCAGCCCTGGGCATCAGCAAAAGCGGTGTCTATGCGCTGATCCGGTCCGAAAGCATCGGGTTTTACAAGGTTGGTCGCAAGATCCGCTTTACCGAGGCGCATCTGCGCGACTATCTCGAGCGCGCCGAGCGCAAGACCGCCCCCGGTCCCGACCCCGATCATCGCCATCAGGTTGATCTGTCGCCGCCCCGGGCCGACAATGGTTTCGTGATCTGCGGACAGGATCTGATCCTGGACATCCTGTCCAATGCCTTGCGCTTGCACGGCATCCCCGCATTGCGTGCCTATATCGGCAGCTACAGCAGTCTGGTATCGCTGTATCATGATCGCGTCGGCGCGGCGACGGCGCATCTGTGGGACAGCGTCAGCGACGAATACAACCTGCCGCATGTCCGGGCGCTGCTGCCCGGCATCCGATGCACCATCGTCAATATCACCTGGCGGATGCAGGGGTTTTACGTCGCGCGCGGCAATCCCAAGGGCATCACCGGCTGGCGCGATCTGGGACGGGGCGACATCCGCATCATCAACCGCGAAAAGGGTGCCGGTTCGCGGGTGCTGCTGGATGAGAACCTGAAGCTGCTGGGGCTATATGGCAGCAGCATTGCCGGCTATGACGACGAAAACCAGTCGCATCTGGCGCTGGCCAGCGCGGTCGGGCGCGGCGATGCCGATGTGGCGGTGGGGATCGAAAAGATCGCGCGACAGGTCGACAATATCGACTTCGTGCCGTTGCAGCGCGAGCGCTACGATCTGGTCATCAAGACCGAGCACCTCGACCGGCCCGAGGTGCGCACCATGCTGGATATCCTGCGATCCGAGCGTTTCCGCAACGAATTCATGACCATAGGCGGCTATGACCTGCGCGATATAGGCCGCGTGATGCACCAGACCTGA